From the genome of Triticum aestivum cultivar Chinese Spring chromosome 1A, IWGSC CS RefSeq v2.1, whole genome shotgun sequence:
AAAAGTCAAAATCGCTGGCCAGAATCTGCTGAACGAAGTAACTGGAGCGACTCCTCAAGAAAGGGGAAAGTACCTTGGAGGCAGCGCAGTTCTCGGCCTCCTTGCGGACGACGTCGAGGACGGAGTCGATGAGCTCCCCGCCCTCGGTGTAGGGGCCATTGGCCCAGTTGTTGCCGGCGCCGGACTGGCCGAAGACAAAGTTGTCGAGGCGGAAGATCTGGCCGTAGGACCCCGTGTGCACGGAGCCCATGGTGTCGGGCTCGACATACATGAGCACGCACCAAGGGAGTTGGGAACACACGCTCCTGGTCGCCGTTGGCATACATGAGATGGTGGAGGCGCCGGTCGGCGTGCGGGATGGAGCCGGCGGGGACGGCAGCCACGGTGCCGCCACTGGCTTCCGAGTCTccgtggaggaggggggagaggtggGCCTCGATGTGCTCCACACCGGCTGCGTCCACATCCTCGTCCCGCAGGTAGACAAGGCAGGCGAGGCGGCCGCGATGCGACCATGCCCTGGCATCGACGACGCTGCAGCTCATGTCGTCTAGCACGTCGAACACCTCGGAGATGAGCCCCGTGCGGTCGGCGCCCGTCAGATCAAGCATGGTGGCCGAGGCCGCCTCTGGCGACACCGTTTGTTCGCCCGAAGAGGCGAGGTCGATAGAAGAGGCCGGGGTTGTGAGGGACAGCGGCGCAGCGTGGCTGGGGCTTCGGGGTGGCGCGCGGAGAGGTGCGACGGTCGCTGCTtgtggtcgccggcgatggcgtGTGGCGAGTGAGGCCGTCGAAGCGGTGCAAGGAGGCGCGAGGCACGGGCACAGGAGCTCAGGCGCGAGCGCGCCTCTCCGCGCCGTCCATCCTCCCGGCGAGCGCACTCCATCCTCCGGTGCGAGGCACGGCGGCCGTCGGCGCACGACGGAATGGGCGTAGCCACCGGCGCAGAGTGGATAAGAGGAAGGAAAGGACTGCGGACTGAATTGAAATGCCTATAGGGTTTTGTTTGTAAAAGTGAAACATTTTTTCTGGGTGCCACTAAAACAGCGACTGCGGGTTGATTTCCTGTAAATcgaggggcttttttgcaaaacaaCCACGATGGACGACCAGAAGCAATagctggtttattagtaggtaaagaaaagataaagattatttgtatgttttgttttattttgtttttgtcatttcttttgcttttttctttgggccttcggtgttacatatTTTCCctttattaaagttgctcgtcaaccgacaTTGGACCCAAAGAATCAGTAAGGAGTTCAAGTATTTGGAAACTCAGTTAAACAAAATGGAATTCTCAGCCCATTGGAGTGAATGGAGAATATATGACCATGATGCTGACCATCAAGTTTGCATTaatgtgcactcctcacaacagtatggATAATCAAGTCTCCCTCAGTTTGCACTCATCATAGCAGAAATGATCCAATCAATAAggagataaattgtgtgcaagtaATCAACAACAGAAATATTAAAGTGATATAGATGTGgtaatcggtccgcatatcacaatgagAAACTTCTAGTGTAAGCAATCCAGTCTTCCCTCGCAAGCTACCAGAGAAGCTTCTAGTGCAAGATTCCTCTAGCTTCCTCAGTACGATACATGGATGACTTCCCGTGCAAGGTACTCTGTCTTCTGTAGTAAGAAACTGCAAAAGCTTCTGGCATAAGCATAAGCCATCCAATCGTCCTCGGTATGGCATTGGTGCAAGATTACACCGTGAATTGACAACATTAAGCTGTAAATCCCAAGAATATGATCTGCAAAAGTTTgttcagaagcaagaatcagtcagaacacaaGTCTTCCTCGGGAATCTAATTCTCATATATATGCGGTGATCATACCACCAAGGTCTTGCAAGTCACTCGAACAATGATGAATCTGACCACCACAGGAGTATTGTTAAAAGAAGGAAGTCAGATATACACCTCAGTGTGACAAAGGACTATGAAGATTGACGACAACACTGAGCTCTGTACAAGTACCCGTTAACCTGgaatatgatcctgatgagcccttgtcgaCTTTTCTCTGGTAACGACACCACACCTGTGTTCTGAGCTATTTTTGGCTGACCGGGGTGGATGCCAACTTTATATTTCTCTATTCAACAACTGTCATGAGTCCTGAGCTGCTTTCCAGCCGTCTCATacaactgttgagtttctttttgtgacagtggccCTTTGCTCTGAGCTACTTTTCGGACGTCTTAGGGACCTGTCACATTCTTCTTATCAACACGGTCTCATGCTCGGAGATGCTTTTCGGCCgtcttgagccgtggttgagttatttcagcgacgtcccagatctgagttgtaaagagcGTTCTGGTGGCTACTTATTTATTTGCCGATTTCCTACAAGGGTTCAGATGATCATTTCCTACGATTAAAACTTGAAAGGCGATGAACCTGCCATGTTACCATGTCAGGAGATGAGGATAAAGGTATGCATGTCGAAATATTCCCCCTGACAGTACCTATGGTCCCACAAAGAATATATATATGGTTAAGCTCCTCTCAGCAAAGGATCCAGACAAAGAGGCCAATAATGAAGGAGCAAACCCGGCAATATAGGTATGATAATAATTGCATGACCAACATGGTGCAAACACTCAGGATAGTCTGATTCAGTATCGATCATCATGGGTATACACCTAAGGGGTCTACTCCACTCTGGTAAGGACCTCATATCAAGGTAACCCATTCAACCAACTGTTATGGTCAGAATTGTCAGTACCGACTATCCAAGTCTGTCATGTCAGACCAAATGCCAGCTCAGCAGTTTGATTCCAGCGACTATGGTAAAGCATCACCCAGCCTACTATCCCCATCGACATACCGACAGAATGAATAATCAGAAGGGTGAATAACGGTCTTGAGACATGTTCCCTCACTTATGAGAATCATCAAAGGATATCCTGTCATGAACAAAAAATTCTTCTGCCAGCACCACAGCCAATCAAATATGTGGATACTATCATATAAGGCCGTACCCCTTTATGCTGGCCACGACAGGAGACAGTCAAATATTTGGTATGGATCTGACACTCAAGGCAGTGGAGGCAGTCAAGATGATTCAAAAACTCCGTGAGAAATCAGTATCAGTTAGAAAGAACAGTTATGATCCACAACACTGTTTTGAACCCGAAGGACCTATAGTTAGatgagaaacccaatgcaaggagtaaaAAGATTGGGTGTCCACTAGAAAATCTATTCACAACTTCATGGAAGGTTGCCAGTGCTGGATGGCATATCTACCGGGAATCACTCTTGGACTTGTGAGACAGGAATATATCTCAATCATGATAACTTGCCactcagctaagtcagcagatatgAAAAGAATTGGAGCCAGTATAAGGATGAAACTATAAGGTACAATTtgtcagaatgtggatacagtGACGCAACCCACCCCAGGGCCAGGTAGGCAGTCATATGAAATTCAGTGGGGAAcaatcaataaaggaaaaaggatacccaagttggaaacggtttccttaagtcagtatattcatacttgttccctgagcaaccaaatctcgagggtgatatttctttaaggggggaaggtttgtcacaacctgatttttggcccttcctttttcttttaattttctgaggttttgcttcagttttcttttttccgtggctatgtggtctggaaactggagaagatgacctcttcttcctTTCcaaagtggcttgtcatcctcatatcCATCCCAAGACCTTGCCATTTGCATCCTAGCCCAACCCCGATATTCTTgtccttgggaatattcctttttctattaaaggaatgatcctttttgccctaggttgtgaagcaacctacatttccatcactcctaaaattcccaaataattctcataaattgtttgggtcatatcttgctcaaatatggcaaaatatttcatttgccatgttcctcgtcatgctcaattaattcctttCCTATTCTATCCTAAATAGCAGTTTGTGAAACAAGTAGTATttacctttgcccaattgacctaaacatttttggacaccttttcatgtccaaataattgcctgatgccaaaattcaacttaatttgcctagtgaatattcctgagcaatttttcaaagttcctatcCGAGGGAATTGTTTGTGAAGAAAGTACTAGCTAGGatggtccaaatgagttgaaattttgcatgatccttcgtatcatcaaatcaaatcactCCACAAGATTTGAGCTCATGCTATGCATCCATGTGAGCATAccttcaaatctttgtttctgtccaCATTTTCAGctagtgaagcaagtatattttattttGCTCCATTACTTTTTTTaggaccttctcctacccatataaACTTTCTCCACCAAGGTTTGGATCAATCCACCTATCCATTTGCCatgtgcaatttttccaagtttttGACCATATTggagctttgtgaagcaagtaccattttggtgtatccaaatggtatgaaacttttacaaagtcttcatatgatcaaataactcATCTattccaaatttcagctcaatacAAGCTATTATGTGAGTGCTACTTCAAATTTTGCTATTCTTGTCAGTATGGCACTTTGCACTTCAAGTACTAGCTAAACCCCTTTGTATGAGCTCAAACTTTGTCATCTTAATCACCTTAGTGAGTGATCAATGCCAGTCAAATCTCATCCTTGAGCACCAATCATGTGAACCATAGAAAGTTCCAAACACCTAGTTGTGCATTTGGTTTTTTGCTACCTGTGATCACATGCATGGCCACTATGTGTGGTTTATTCCACATTTGCATTATGCTCTTCTTCCCTTGTCCCTCAGAAATGATTTGGCCGATCTCTGTGCCCTGTATGTGCCAGCTCACGCGGTGACCGCCGCCATGGCACGCCATGGACGCTAGCTGAGCGTCATTTGCTCGGACCCCTCCCCGGTTCATCGTGCTCGTGCGCCTCACCGTGTCCAATAGCTTCCACGTGATCCCCTGCATCACCCTATGCCGCTGCCCCATCCGGACTCGCCCTGGTTGCGTCGCTTTCGAGCTCGCCCATGCCACTAACCTCCACTGCTCCTCCTTGTCCCGTTGCCGGAGCTCTCCCGAGCTTTCTCGAGCTCGCCCGAGGCCTCCCGCGCCTCATGACGCTCCTAGACAAGTATCCCCTCCCGCCCCATGCCTATGCTCCCACCAGCGCGACGGCACACGTGTCACCGCGGGTGCATCCGGGCACCGAGTTGCCGCGGCTATTTAAGCTCATCCCGAGAGCCCTCGAACTCACCAAGCTTCTTCCCATCCTCCTCTACGCCTCCCCAACCCCTCAATCCACCCCCGGAGTCCCTCGGTGCTCTTCATTGCCGCCATGGCTGCCGCGAAGCTCGGCTTAAATACAATCTATCCGGTCCCCTCCTCCACCCTCTGACCTCACCAGCGTCTTCCCCTGACGCCGCCGCTCCTCCCCACTCCCTCCTCTTGACGCTAGAGCGGTTGTGGCCACGCACCCTCGAGATTGGATTCCACTATTGCTCTCTGCCTCCTCTTGTTGCTGCCGCTGCAGCCCTCCCCGGTACCCTCTTCGCTATGGGGACGGGTGCAGTGCCGCCCCCTGAGGCCATTGGTGCCCCTGCCttggccggaggtggccggaggcAGAAGTTCCTGGCGCCTGCCTCGCCTATGCATCTTGCCCCCTGCCTCCTCTGTCCCGTTCGGGAgcaggacgaggaagaagaagacagggGCCAGGCAGGCCCCCTCCTCCCACGGGACCCATGTGTAAGCGACCCAGGAGCCGGTCCAGCTGGATAAGTGGAAACGACTTTTCTGATATTGCGGCTTCAACTTATGAAAGTGTACTTATCTGCGTCTTTTGCCCAGAATATGCTTTCGCTATTATGAAGACATACTTTCGAGAACGCGCTTTCTCTTTTTCAGCCCGACGCCGAAGCCactattttgtgaacgttcaccagTTAGCGCAGAAAAAGAATAATTTTTATGTATTTTCTGTCTAACGAACAGACAggcgtatctccgcaaccgtaactccgaatgaggtgattccaaagcctacttcttcgtttcgtcgagcctgtCATTCTGATACCATTTTCATATGGtgttaatgttggggaacgtagcagaaatttaaaaaatttcctacgtgtcaccaagatctatctatggagaaaccagcaacgaggggaaggagagtgcatctacatacccttgtagatcgctatgcagaagcgttcaagagaacgggttgaaggagtcgtactcgtcgtgatccaaaccaccggagatcctagtgccgaacgtatggcacctccgtgttcaacacacgtacagcccggtgacgtctcccatgccttgatccagcaaggagagagggagaggttgaggaagactccatccagcagcagcacaacggcgtggtggtggtggaggagcgtggtactccagcagggcttcgccaagcaccgcaagagacgaggagggagaggggtagggctgcgccaagaaggagaggaactcgtgtgtcttgggcagcccaaacctcaagtatatatagggggaggggaggggctgcgcccccacctagggttcccttcctaggggtggcggcagcccccagatcccatctgggtggcggccacaagggaaagagggggaggcgcacctggggtgggccttagggcccatctgccctagggtttgccccctttccctcttggaggcgccttgggccttggtgggggggcgcaccagcccacctggggctggtcccctcctacacttggcccatgcagccctccaaggctggtggccccacttggtggacccccggacccctccggtggtcccggtacactaccggtaaaacccgaaacttttccggtgaccaaaacaggacttcccatatataaatctttacctccggaccatttcggaactccttgtgacgtccgggatctcatccgggactccgaacaacattcggtaaccacatatatctattccttataaccctagcgtcatcgaaccttaagtgtgtagaccctacgggttcgggaaccatgcagacatgaccgagatgttcttcggtcaataaccaacagcgggatctggatacccatgttggttcccacatgttccacgatgatctcatcggatgaaccacgatgtcgaggattcgatcaatcctgtatacaattccctttgtctagcggtacgatacttgcccgagattcgatcgtcggtatcccgataccttgttcaatctcgttgccggcaagtctctttactcgttccgtaacacatcatcccgtgatcaactccttgatcacattgtgcacattatgatgatgtcctactgagtgggcccagagatacctctccgtttacacggagtgacaaatcccagtctcgattcgtgccaacccaacaaacacttttggagatacctgtagtgtacctttatagccacccagttagtTGTAATGTTTGGCacgcccaaagcactcctacgggagttgcacaatctcatggtctaaggaaatgatacttgacattagaaaaactttagcatacgaactacacgatctttgtgctaggcttaggattgggtcttgtccatcacatcattctcctaatgatgtgatcccgttatcaatgacatccaatgtccatggtcaggaaaccgtaaccatctattgatcaacgagctagtcaactagaggcttactagggacatggtgttgtctatgtatccacacatgtatctgagtttcccatcaatacaattctagcatggataataaacgattatcatgaacaaggaaatataataataactaatttgttattgcctctagggcatatttccaacagtctcccacttgcattagagtcaataatctagttcacatcgccatgtgattaacactcacaggtcacatcgccatgtgaccaacatccaaagagtttactagtgtcactaaactagttcacatcatcatgtgattaagactcaatgagttctggggtttgatcatgttttgcttgtgagagaggttttagtcaacgggtctgcaacattcagatccatatgtactttgcaaatttctatgtcatcttgtagatgcaactactacactacatttggagccatttcaactaactgttctacttggagctattccattatatgtatccggtatctctactcagagctatccggataggtgttaagcttgcatcgacgtaactctttacgtcgaactctttatcacctccataaccgagaaacatatccttattcctctaaggataatttagaccactatctggtgatctactcctagattacctttgtaccctcttgccggatgtgtggcaaggcacacatcaggtgcggtactcagcatggcataccgtatagagcctatgacaaaagcataggggacgaccttcgtccttcctctttcttctgccgcggtcgagctttaaatcttaacttcataccttacaactcaggaaagaactccttctttgactgatccatcttgaacaccttcaagatcatgtcaaggtatgtgctcatttggaagtatcattaagcgttttgatctatccttatagatcttgatgctcaatgttcaagtagcttaatccaggctttccattgaaaaacactttcaaataaccctatatgctttccagaaatcctacgtcatttctgatcaacaatatgtcaacaacatatattcatcagaaattctatagtgctcccactcacttctttggaaatacaagtttctcgtaaactttgtatacacccaaaatctttgatcatctcatcaaagcatacattccaactccgagatgcttactccagtccttagaaggatgctggagctttgcatacttattagcatctttcaggactgacaaaaccttccggttgtatcacatacaacctttcttcaa
Proteins encoded in this window:
- the LOC123038379 gene encoding tubulin beta-1 chain isoform X1, whose translation is MPGHGRIAAASPALSTCGTRMWTQPVWSTSRPTSPPSSTETRKPVAAPWLPSPPAPSRTPTGASTISCMPTATRSVCSQLPWCVLMYVEPDTMGSVHTGSYGQIFRLDNFVFGQSGAGNNWANGPYTEGGELIDSVLDVVRKEAENCAASKVCHSLGGGTGSKIREEYPGRMMLTFSVFPSPKVSDTVVEPYNITLSVHQLVENADECMVLDNKALYDICFRTLKLTTPSLGGGMRTLSKRTS
- the LOC123038379 gene encoding tubulin beta-1 chain isoform X2, which codes for MPGHGRIAAASPALSTCGTRMWTQPVWSTSRPTSPPSSTETRKPVAAPWLPSPPAPSRTPTGASTISCMPTATRSVCSQLPWCVLMYVEPDTMGSVHTGSYGQIFRLDNFVFGQSGAGNNWANGPYTEGGELIDSVLDVVRKEAENCAASKVCHSLGGGTGSKIREEYPGRMMLTFSVFPSPKVSDTVVEPYNITLSVHQLVENADECMVLDNKALYDICFRTLKLTTPSWR